In Juglans regia cultivar Chandler chromosome 13, Walnut 2.0, whole genome shotgun sequence, the following proteins share a genomic window:
- the LOC109004666 gene encoding uncharacterized protein LOC109004666, whose amino-acid sequence MSIDEPSNNDVQHINIIQDFTVLQKVSKRQRIFRVGVDIDELVSSHEVCVPPGVNVYIVDSEATSSLNNVANRSDCPSDSMDFLTRKSGNTNIDETTVSNQFLIQQAPCVVREESSFETSIPSPRRGGGHRRFVGRRQLLQVVPSEAYSLPYVPCCRYCKAKRFYHETNGFCCADGTISLATNDVPDQLYDLFTSDANEAAHFKTYVRTYNNKFAFTSFGVKFDRDLCRRNKGIYTFRTQGQIYHYIDDLVPLNGRPSSLQLYFYDTKHELENLISDSDRMNPSIIVQLIDILRINPYSVFFRSLGDLPNLENQVIHIRSDAGLDQRVSNAPTSSQVAAIWVENEDADQLGGRDICVFSHSGGSHIVQYYFGCYDPLQYPLLFPFGDTALNRKMKDPIVSCREYYCYKLQIRENFRSILLLSGRLLQQFVVDMYVKIETSRLDYFRSKQQHIRSELYQGIVDTITLGETNASNVGKRIILPSSFIGGPRDMRKRYMEAMALVQRYGKPDIFLTMTCNPNWQEISNELRLHEESQNRPDLVARVFRAKLEELKDRLFKQQIFGKVSAYVYVIEHQKRGLPHAHFLIILQRDWKLYAPESFDDIVSAEIPDKNTNLHLHNAVVKHMIHGPCGVLNPTNVCMKKNGYCKSHYPKNFASSTTVGNDCFPIYRRSDNGITVKVRGHNLDNRWVVPYNPYLLATFDCHINVEICSTITAVKYLYKYIYKGHDRVAFNLVSEQNNQQIDEIQQFQSARWIAPPEAMWRIYGFVVNEMYPAVYSLHLHLEDQHQVTFRANEDLINVLNSDRSAKSMLTEFFALNRVDENARTLLYKEFPEFYVWSQQYKEWTCRKKKTVIGRIITANPFEGERYYLRILLNHVRGPLSFEDLRTVDGVVAPTFREAATMHGLLQRDSGLEDCLHEASLYQMPSSLRRLFATILVYCNPTNPRELWERFEQDMSIDFRSTEDSMLTVRMQVLRSISFTLESMGKHINSFHLLDDDICFDEDQFESREIDDELAVEIPEEDTAASEILNSEQRHVYNSVLENVFSNKTATFFVDGPGGTGKTFLYKALLAAVRSRKLVALATASSGVAASILPGGRTAHSRFKIPLDTDEHSMCCVSKQSAIAKLLRVARLIIWDEAPMSRKQHIEALDKMLRDINDSELTFGGKVVVFCGDFRQVLPVVRKGTRQEHVDASLVSSYLWPTLIKLRLTENMRARLDPVFSEYVLELSNGMTPITIDETVKIPNGMLVPYEDDCTSLDHLIDVVFQDIHEYSINISAMMNRAILTPKNSYVDEINTLLIHRFPGELRRYYSFDEAIDASEQSVMEDFLNTLTPNGLPPHELLLKINCPIMLYMLALITISISNEGLSLSSRPKSKFMINPVLPEATSLQECCRAYVQLDDGTGRLSAVMFGEVVEEAFGCSAVELMKHTGDEHLPYIENLVAQVSQKEWMIELLVDPNRLNQQQHKNFNVISIDAVQEDTK is encoded by the exons ATGTCAATTGATGAACCTTCAAATAATGATGTCCAACATATAAACATCATTCAGGATTTCACTGTTCTACAAAAAGTGTCAAAGAGACAACGAATTTTCCGCGTTGGTGTTGATATCGATGAATTGGTTTCGTCTCATGAAGTATGTGTTCCTCCTGGTGTTAATGTCTATATAGTTGATTCAGAGGCAACTTCATCATTAAACAATGTGGCGAATCGTTCTGATTGTCCGAGTGATTCTATGGATTTCCTGACACGTAAATCAGGAAACACAAACATAGATGAAACGACGGTCTCTAATCAGTTTTTGATTCAACAG GCTCCATGTGTTGTTCGGGAAGAGTCAAGTTTTGAAACAAGTATACCATCACCTCGTAGGG GTGGGGGACATCGTCGCTTTGTTGGACGTAGACAACTATTGCAAGTTGTGCCATCTGAAGCATATTCCTTGCCGTATGTGCCTTGTTGCAGATATTGTAAAGCAAAACGATTCTATCATGAAACAAACGGATTTTGCTGTGCAGATGGGACAATTTCTTTGGCCACAAATGATGTCCCTGATCAGCTTTATGATCTTTTTACCTCCGATGCAAATGAAGCCGCGCATTTTAAGACCTATGTTCGGACTTATAATAACAAGTTCGCGTTTACATCTTTTGGAGTTAAATTCGATAGAGATCTTTGCAGACGAAATAAAGGGATTTATACCTTCCGAACTCAGGGACAGATCTATCACTATATTGACGATTTAGTCCCTTTAAATGGTCGTCCTTCTTCTCTCCAATTGTATTTCTATGATACTAAGCAcgaattagaaaatcttatttCTGATTCAGACAGAATGAACCCATCAATTATAGTTCAACTCATCGATATTCTTCGCATAAATCCATATTCTGTGTTTTTCCGATCTCTTGGTGATTTGCCAAATTTGGAAAATCAAGTAATCCATATAAGATCAGATGCTGGCCTAGATCAGCGTGTGTCCAATGCCCCGACATCTTCACAAGTTGCAGCAATATGGGTTGAAAATGAAGATGCAGATCAGTTGGGAGGACGGGACATTTGTGTCTTTAGTCATTCTGGTGGAAGTCATATAGTTCAGTATTATTTTGGCTGCTATGATCCACTTCAGTATCCgctgttatttccttttgggGATACTG CattaaacagaaaaatgaaggatCCAATTGTTTCGTGTCGTGAGTATTATTGCTACAAATTACAAATCagagaaaatttcagatcaaTTTTGTTGCTGTCTGGTCGTCTATTGCAACAATTCGTTGTTGATATGTATGTTAAGATCGAGACGTCAAGATTAGACTATTTTCGTAGCAAACAACAACATATTCGATCTGAGTTATATCAAGGTATTGTTGATACCATTACACTAGGGGAAACTAACGCTTCTAATGTTGGAAAACGGATTATTCTGCCTTCGTCATTTATTGGGGGTCCAAGAGACATGCGAAAAagatatatggaagcaatggcTTTAGTTCAGCGTTATGGTAAACcagacatttttttaacaatgacATGCAATCCAAATTGGcaagaaatttcaaatgaattacGCCTACATGAGGAGAGTCAAAATCGGCCTGATTTAGTTGCTCGGGTCTTTcgtgcaaaattagaagaattaaAGGATCGATTATTCAAGCAACAGATATTTGGAAAAGTTTCAgcatatgtttatgttattgagCACCAAAAAAGAGGCCTTCCACATGctcattttctaattatattacaaAGAGATTGGAAACTCTATGCGCCTGAATCTTTTGATGACATTGTATCGGCAGAAATACCTGATAAAAATACgaatttgcatttgcataacgCCGTTGTCAAGCATATGATACATGGACCATGTGGAGTGTTGAATCCAACAAAtgtttgcatgaaaaaaaatggttattgcaAAAGccattatccaaaaaattttgCATCAAGTACGACTGTTGGAAATGATTGCTTCCCAATATATAGGCGTTCTGACAATGGAATAACTGTCAAAGTGAGAGGTCATAATTTGGATAACCGTTGGGTCGTTCCATATAATCCGTATTTGCTTGCAACATTTGACTGTCACATTAACGTCGAGATTTGTTCTACTATAACAGCAGtcaaatatctttataagtacatttacAAAGGGCATGATCGTGTTGCTTTCAATTTGGTTTCTGaacaaaataatcaacaaattgatgaaatccaacaattcCAATCAGCCCGATGGATTGCTCCGCCTGAagctatgtggagaatatatggCTTTGTTGTTAATGAAATGTACCCAGCAGTGTATAGCTTACATTTACATCTTGAGGATCAACACCAAGTAACTTTTCGAGCAAATGAAGACTTAATCAATGTTCTCAACTCTGATCGGTCTGCAAAATCGATGTTAACAGAATTCTTTGCATTAAATCGAGTGGATGAGAATGCCAGGACATTGTTGTACAAAGAATTTCCAGAATTCTATGTTTGGAGCCAACAATACAAAGAGTGGACTTGtcgaaaaaagaaaactgttatAGGTCGAATTATTACAGCAAATCCATTTGAAGGTGAGAGGTATTATCTGCGGATATTGCTAAATCATGTAAGAGGACCTTTGTCATTTGAAGATCTTAGGACAGTTGATGGTGTTGTGGCTCCAACTTTTCGTGAGGCAGCAACTATGCATGGTTTGCTACAGAGAGACAGTGGTTTAGAAGATTGTTTACATGAAGCATCTCTATATCAAATGCCGTCCAGTTTGAGACGGCTATTTGCAACTATATTGGTTTATTGTAATCCAACCAATCCGAGAGAGCTTTGGGAACGTTTTGAGCAAGATATGTCAATTGATTTTAGGTCAACTGAAGATTCTATGTTGACTGTAAGAATGCAAGTTTTGCGCTCAATCTCTTTTACACTTGAATCAATGGGGAAACacattaattcatttcatcttcttgATGACGACATTTGTTTTGATGAAGACCAATTCGAATCTAGGGAAATCGATGATGAATTGGCTGTTGAAATTCCAGAAGAAGATACTGCTGCATCAGAAATCCTTAATAGTGAACAGCGACATGTCTATAAttcagttttggaaaatgttttttcaaacaaaactgCTACATTCTTTGTTGATGGCCCTGGTGGGACAGGGAAGACATTCCTGTACAAGGCACTTCTCGCTGCAGTAAGATCAAGAAAATTAGTGGCACTTGCAACTGCTTCATCTGGTGTTGCTGCATCTATCCTTCCTGGAGGTCGAACAGCACACTCGCGCTTTAAGATTCCATTAGATACTGATGAACATAGCATGTGTTGTGTCAGTAAACAAAGTGCCATTGCAAAGCTACTACGTGTAGCAAGGTTAATTATATGGGATGAGGCCCCTATGTCAAGAAAACAACACATCGAAGCTTTAGATAAAATGTTACGAGACATTAATGATTCAGAGTTAACATTCGGTGGAAAAGTTGTCGTTTTTTGTGGAGATTTTCGCCAGGTTTTACCTGTGGTTCGTAAAGGAACAAGACAAGAACATGTTGACGCCAGTTTGGTTTCTTCTTATTTGTGGCCTACATTGATCAAACTTCGTTTAACTGAAAATATGAGAGCAAGATTGGATCCAGTTTTTTCAGAATATGTGTTAGAATTAAGCAACGGAATGACACCAATCACAATTGACGAAACTGTAAAAATTCCTAATGGCATGCTTGTTCCCTATGAAGATGACTGTACTTCTTTGGATCATTTAATAGATGTTGTTTTCCAAGATATTcatgaatattcaataaatatttcagcTATGATGAATCGGGCCATATTAACACCAAAGAACAGTtatgttgatgaaataaatacaTTACTGATTCATAGGTTTCCTGGTGAGCTTAGGCGATATTATAGCTTTGATGAAGCAATAGATGCATCTGAACAATCAGTTATGgaggattttttaaatactcTAACCCCAAATGGACTTCCTCCTCATGAATTGTTACTAAAGATAAACTGTCCCATCATGTTGTATATGCTTGCATTAATCACGATCTCTATTTCTAATGAAGGATTGTCTCTTTCATCACGTCCGAAAAGTAAATTTATGATCAATCCTGTTCTTCCTGAGGCAACTTCATTGCAAGAGTG TTGTCGAGCATATGTTCAACTCGACGATGGTACAGGAAGACTATCTGCTGTTATGTTTGGTGAAGTTGTAGAGGAAGCATTCGGTTGTTCGGCAGTTGAGCTGATGAAGCATACTGGTGAt GAACATTTGCCTTATATAGAAAATCTTGTAGCACAAGTTTCACAGAAAGAGTGGATGATTGAACTTTTAGTAGATCCCAATCGACTCAACCAACAACAGCACAAGAATTTCAATGTCATTTCTATTGATGCAGTACAAGAAGACACAAAATGA